One Roseimaritima multifibrata DNA window includes the following coding sequences:
- a CDS encoding fatty acid CoA ligase family protein, whose protein sequence is MTEKTNRNVADRLRKVAGLVPTAVAIAQPEGKPPASGPRSYRVITFAELDQQTDAIARGLIEWGVTPGTRLAMLVPFGIDFLMLTFGLLKAGATVVLIDPGMGRRNLIDCLAAAQPEGFIAIPRAQLIRAALRKRFPQAVWNVTVGSKRWSGKQTLSEITKRGAASQVALPTRQDSDSAAVIFTTGSTGPPKGVQYTHGIFNHQVDLIRKRYNIRPGGRDLACFPLFGLFDAMMGVTTVIPDMDPTKPADINPKRVLEAVEQWEINQAFGSPALWNTVATWCREHHQKLPTLTRVLSAGAPVPPKTLAMLRDIIAPDAEIFTPYGATESLPIASIESREVLEETAHQSRQGAGTCVGSRFEQMEWRVIRITDGPLESIDQIEELAVGEIGELMVCGPVVTREYVTRSEQNALHKVRDGDRIWHRVGDVGYLDSKDRFWFCGRKGHRVQTNAGVLYTVPCEAIFNNHQDVFRSALIGIGEAPNQQAVLVIEPYKGARPKGRPATERLIAELQQLAGSNPLTASIQDIRIHPRKLPVDIRHNSKIFREQLAVEYQR, encoded by the coding sequence ATGACGGAAAAAACCAATCGAAACGTTGCGGATCGACTTAGGAAAGTTGCTGGTTTGGTGCCGACGGCGGTTGCGATTGCTCAACCCGAAGGAAAACCACCTGCAAGTGGGCCGCGATCGTATCGTGTAATCACTTTCGCCGAACTGGATCAGCAGACCGATGCGATTGCTCGAGGCCTGATCGAGTGGGGCGTTACTCCGGGAACTCGGTTGGCGATGTTGGTGCCCTTTGGGATCGATTTTTTGATGCTGACTTTTGGGCTGCTAAAAGCGGGGGCCACGGTCGTTCTAATCGATCCAGGCATGGGACGACGTAACTTGATCGACTGTTTGGCGGCGGCTCAGCCAGAAGGATTTATCGCGATCCCCCGGGCTCAGCTGATTCGAGCCGCGCTGCGAAAACGATTTCCTCAGGCCGTGTGGAATGTGACGGTTGGATCGAAACGCTGGAGCGGAAAACAGACGCTCTCTGAAATCACCAAGCGAGGTGCGGCGTCGCAAGTCGCGTTGCCGACCCGTCAGGATTCCGATTCCGCTGCGGTGATATTTACGACCGGTAGTACCGGGCCGCCCAAGGGTGTCCAGTACACACACGGGATCTTTAATCATCAGGTCGATCTGATTCGCAAGCGATACAACATTCGACCGGGGGGAAGAGACCTCGCATGTTTTCCTCTGTTCGGTCTGTTCGATGCAATGATGGGGGTTACCACGGTGATCCCCGATATGGATCCGACCAAGCCTGCGGATATCAATCCCAAGCGAGTGCTGGAAGCGGTCGAGCAGTGGGAAATCAACCAAGCCTTTGGTTCGCCAGCACTCTGGAATACGGTCGCTACCTGGTGCCGTGAGCATCATCAAAAACTACCGACGCTGACGCGTGTTCTGTCCGCCGGAGCTCCGGTTCCGCCGAAGACTTTAGCGATGCTGCGAGACATCATCGCCCCGGACGCCGAGATCTTCACGCCCTATGGAGCGACCGAATCGTTGCCCATCGCGTCGATCGAATCTCGTGAGGTCCTGGAAGAAACCGCCCATCAAAGTCGCCAGGGAGCCGGGACGTGTGTCGGCAGCCGTTTTGAGCAGATGGAATGGCGAGTGATTCGAATCACCGACGGACCCTTGGAATCGATCGATCAAATCGAAGAGCTGGCGGTTGGCGAAATTGGTGAGTTGATGGTTTGCGGGCCGGTCGTGACTCGCGAGTATGTCACCCGCAGCGAACAAAACGCTCTTCATAAAGTCCGCGACGGGGACCGGATTTGGCACCGAGTTGGCGACGTCGGATACCTCGATTCAAAGGATCGATTCTGGTTCTGTGGTCGCAAGGGACACCGTGTGCAAACCAATGCCGGAGTGTTGTATACCGTTCCCTGCGAAGCGATTTTCAATAATCACCAAGATGTTTTCCGATCGGCTTTGATTGGGATCGGTGAAGCGCCGAATCAGCAAGCGGTGTTGGTCATCGAACCGTACAAAGGGGCTCGCCCGAAAGGGAGACCCGCAACGGAAAGGTTGATCGCTGAATTGCAGCAGTTGGCGGGTAGCAATCCATTAACGGCATCGATTCAGGATATCCGTATCCACCCGCGAAAATTGCCCGTCGACATTCGTCATAACAGCAAGATTTTTCGTGAGCAATTGGCGGTGGAATATCAGCGATAG
- the mch gene encoding methenyltetrahydromethanopterin cyclohydrolase: protein MSLNAAAVGLCDQAEKNSANLRLEVHSIAGARILDAGIAGAGSLAAGLLMARVCLGGAAEVRLETTADTELGSDVSVTVQTDQPLLACLGGQYAGWPVQAEDYFAMGSGPMRMLRGREAVLESLQLQEQSAVVAGVLESDRLPTEGVIAAIAAECKKEASALTLCVAPSTSLAGTVQVVARSVETAMHKLHECGFDVRQVVSGWGNSPLPPMAKPGDTVGGIGRTNDAILYGGRVTLWVDADQDAVDQVIDKVPSQSSADYGRPFAEVFKDYEYDFYKVDPNLFSPAVVTMVNLRTGQTRRSGRLAGDVLRRSFGIS, encoded by the coding sequence ATGTCATTAAATGCGGCGGCGGTTGGCTTGTGTGATCAAGCAGAGAAAAATTCCGCGAACCTGCGGTTGGAGGTTCATTCGATCGCGGGGGCTCGCATCCTTGATGCGGGGATCGCAGGTGCAGGATCTTTGGCCGCTGGATTGTTGATGGCTCGAGTCTGTTTAGGAGGGGCGGCTGAGGTTCGCTTGGAAACGACAGCCGACACGGAACTGGGGAGCGATGTCTCGGTAACGGTTCAGACCGACCAACCTTTGCTCGCTTGTTTAGGTGGCCAGTATGCCGGCTGGCCGGTGCAGGCGGAGGACTATTTTGCAATGGGAAGCGGGCCGATGCGGATGCTGCGAGGCCGCGAAGCGGTTTTGGAATCGCTGCAGTTGCAGGAGCAGTCCGCTGTGGTTGCCGGGGTGTTGGAATCGGACCGTTTGCCTACCGAAGGGGTGATCGCTGCGATCGCTGCGGAATGTAAGAAGGAAGCCTCTGCGCTGACGCTCTGCGTCGCCCCGTCCACCTCTCTTGCGGGAACGGTCCAAGTCGTCGCTCGAAGCGTTGAAACCGCGATGCATAAATTGCACGAGTGCGGCTTTGATGTCCGTCAGGTTGTATCGGGATGGGGGAATTCACCGTTGCCTCCGATGGCAAAACCGGGCGACACCGTCGGCGGCATTGGCCGAACGAACGACGCGATCTTGTACGGCGGCCGAGTGACGTTGTGGGTCGACGCGGACCAGGATGCCGTCGACCAAGTGATTGATAAAGTGCCCAGCCAGTCGTCGGCTGATTACGGACGGCCCTTTGCTGAAGTGTTTAAAGATTACGAGTACGACTTTTACAAAGTGGATCCGAATTTGTTCAGTCCTGCTGTTGTGACGATGGTCAATTTGCGAACCGGGCAAACCCGACGTAGTGGGCGTTTGGCTGGGGATGTTTTACGCCGCTCTTTCGGTATTTCGTGA
- a CDS encoding family 16 glycoside hydrolase encodes MRLIGLVNCLWLLLVACGGVSANSCFADDPSKSGDPESKEISVVSPQDDWTKPSFWRTGKGKPVGEAWEFTDGEVRLVKPRTGDGNILSPPLPQNFELAWDWKISPKTNSGLKYRVRKFGSRYLGVEYQIIDEAIPLKNPSNGSTASIYDLKAPALDKPLKPAGEWNHARVVVRGTHLQHFLNGKLVAETSTVGTAWDAIYARSKFFEESGFAQPRDGDRVMLTDHGGKAAYKNFQLTVLPAPTESPVASPVEGPFLANGMRNSWADQNSIVLWTRTTKNPEAKMDGLPFVKLSNSKAKKLAKGTDATKLLAAQLPGGAELDQMLGACPGIAGEVRLTYFPKLKRYDSKTTEWKTTVSENDFTAQWALENLKPGTEYAAIVEARPLTKDGVPAEALSAVLRGGFETAPEASSEKEVRFCMTTCHDFIRRDDGDLGHKIYPAFEQIGPDFVVHAGDIEYYDKPDPWAMTKELMRFKWQRIFALPNNRRFYANHTTYFIKDDHDTLKNDCWPGERYGSVSFEEGVQLFNEEQFPSHQPRYQTVSWGKHAQMWILEGRDFRSPNTMPDGPEKTILGKTQKEWLLQTLKDSDATFKLLFSPTPIVGPDRDNKSDNHANDNFVHEGDELREAFEEIDGLIIFCGDRHWQYASNDEKSGLWEFGCGPGSADHELGWKPGDKRPSHQFLRVAGGFLSGRVEAKGKDGKPELTLRHHEVNGKQVSEFHFPVARSASE; translated from the coding sequence ATGCGATTGATTGGCTTGGTCAACTGTTTGTGGCTGTTGTTGGTTGCCTGTGGAGGAGTTTCCGCGAATTCCTGTTTTGCGGACGATCCAAGTAAGTCAGGCGATCCGGAGTCAAAGGAAATTTCGGTTGTGTCGCCGCAGGACGATTGGACTAAGCCCTCGTTTTGGCGGACTGGCAAAGGGAAACCGGTTGGAGAGGCTTGGGAGTTCACCGATGGAGAGGTTCGCTTGGTGAAACCTCGTACTGGCGATGGAAATATTCTCAGCCCTCCCCTGCCCCAAAATTTTGAACTCGCCTGGGACTGGAAGATCTCTCCGAAAACGAATTCGGGCCTGAAGTACCGCGTCCGTAAATTTGGTAGTCGATACTTGGGGGTTGAATACCAGATTATCGACGAGGCGATTCCGCTGAAAAATCCTAGCAATGGATCGACCGCTTCGATCTACGATTTGAAGGCACCCGCACTCGACAAACCCTTGAAGCCCGCTGGTGAGTGGAATCATGCTCGAGTGGTCGTCCGAGGGACTCACTTGCAGCATTTTCTCAACGGCAAACTGGTCGCCGAAACTTCGACCGTGGGAACCGCGTGGGATGCGATCTACGCACGTAGCAAGTTCTTTGAAGAGTCCGGTTTTGCGCAGCCCCGTGACGGAGACCGGGTGATGTTGACCGATCATGGTGGGAAAGCGGCTTACAAAAATTTTCAATTGACCGTTTTGCCGGCTCCTACCGAATCGCCCGTTGCCTCTCCCGTCGAAGGGCCGTTCTTGGCGAATGGGATGCGGAACAGTTGGGCGGACCAAAACTCGATCGTGTTGTGGACTCGGACGACGAAAAATCCAGAAGCGAAGATGGATGGGCTTCCTTTCGTAAAATTGTCCAACAGCAAGGCAAAGAAACTTGCGAAGGGGACCGATGCAACAAAGCTTCTTGCCGCACAGTTGCCCGGTGGAGCTGAGTTAGACCAAATGCTGGGGGCGTGTCCCGGCATTGCTGGTGAAGTCCGTCTGACCTATTTCCCGAAATTGAAACGTTACGATTCCAAGACGACCGAATGGAAGACGACAGTCTCGGAAAACGATTTTACGGCTCAATGGGCCCTGGAAAATCTAAAGCCTGGAACCGAGTACGCAGCGATCGTGGAAGCTCGCCCGCTGACCAAAGATGGAGTTCCCGCAGAAGCCCTCTCGGCGGTTTTGCGAGGCGGTTTTGAAACGGCACCGGAAGCGAGCAGTGAAAAAGAGGTTCGGTTTTGTATGACGACCTGTCACGATTTTATTCGCCGTGATGATGGCGATTTAGGACACAAAATCTATCCAGCTTTTGAGCAGATTGGTCCCGATTTTGTCGTCCACGCCGGAGACATCGAATACTACGACAAACCGGATCCGTGGGCGATGACAAAGGAGTTGATGCGGTTCAAGTGGCAGCGTATTTTTGCTTTGCCCAACAACCGTCGGTTCTATGCAAACCATACGACCTACTTCATCAAAGATGATCACGACACATTGAAGAACGATTGTTGGCCAGGAGAACGCTACGGATCGGTCTCCTTTGAAGAAGGGGTTCAGCTGTTCAACGAAGAGCAATTCCCTTCGCATCAACCTCGCTACCAAACGGTCTCTTGGGGCAAGCATGCTCAGATGTGGATTTTGGAAGGTCGCGATTTCCGCAGCCCCAACACCATGCCGGACGGGCCTGAGAAAACGATCTTGGGCAAGACGCAAAAAGAGTGGCTGTTGCAGACCTTAAAAGACTCCGACGCAACCTTTAAATTGCTGTTCAGTCCAACGCCGATTGTTGGTCCAGACCGTGATAACAAAAGTGACAACCATGCCAACGATAATTTTGTCCATGAGGGAGACGAGCTTCGGGAAGCCTTTGAGGAGATCGACGGTTTGATCATTTTCTGCGGTGATCGCCATTGGCAATACGCGTCGAACGACGAAAAATCAGGGCTGTGGGAATTCGGCTGCGGGCCCGGAAGCGCCGATCATGAATTGGGCTGGAAGCCGGGGGACAAGCGACCATCGCATCAGTTTTTACGAGTCGCTGGAGGCTTTTTGTCGGGGCGTGTCGAAGCCAAAGGAAAAGATGGCAAGCCCGAATTGACGCTCCGGCATCATGAGGTAAATGGAAAACAAGTAAGCGAATTCCATTTCCCCGTCGCACGAAGCGCAAGCGAGTAA
- the rpsG gene encoding 30S ribosomal protein S7 produces MGRITASRSHFKPDPRFNSPLASKFINCLMQDGKKTVAQGVFYNAIEEIGRRLPENEAIAVFDEAIENVKPYVEVRSKRVGGASYQVPMQVNRNRQQSLAIRWILGAIRDKKGRPTHLKLADELLAAYKKEGVAYTKRENTHRMADANKAFSHFAW; encoded by the coding sequence ATGGGACGTATCACTGCCAGCCGCTCGCACTTCAAACCAGACCCGCGGTTCAATTCACCATTGGCCAGCAAGTTCATTAACTGTTTGATGCAGGACGGCAAGAAGACGGTTGCCCAAGGCGTTTTTTATAACGCTATTGAGGAAATCGGTCGTCGGTTGCCTGAAAACGAAGCGATCGCGGTTTTTGATGAAGCGATCGAAAACGTTAAACCGTACGTCGAAGTTCGCAGCAAGCGAGTCGGTGGTGCGAGCTACCAGGTTCCAATGCAAGTCAATCGCAATCGTCAACAGAGCCTAGCGATTCGCTGGATTCTGGGTGCAATTCGCGACAAGAAAGGTCGTCCAACGCACCTGAAATTGGCTGACGAACTTTTGGCTGCCTACAAAAAAGAAGGTGTCGCTTACACCAAGCGAGAAAACACCCATCGTATGGCGGACGCTAATAAAGCCTTCTCGCACTTTGCTTGGTAA
- a CDS encoding aldo/keto reductase: protein MPQNLSPVILGLWPIAGVTTIGVTQADAIATIETAIAHGVRTFDSAFSYGYDGESDRYIGPFLQQASPDDPLEIIGKVGQRWSKDRQRVIDGRPETLIADAETSLERMGISCFDLLMLHSPDPKVPVAESAGAVADLLTAGAAKRVGICNATPAQRAEFAQVVACSAIQTPLNLLQREALIKEIPEAAAAGTDVHVYWTLMKGLLAGKISRDHVFSAGDSRPNYPIFQGEARRKAHDAIDALQELAAESGLTIAQLAIGWAASQPGVSGALVGARRPEQAAEIAATRILGNDILEAIQRVVRSTY, encoded by the coding sequence ATGCCTCAAAATCTTTCACCGGTCATTCTTGGTCTGTGGCCAATCGCGGGTGTCACGACTATTGGTGTGACTCAGGCGGACGCCATTGCGACGATTGAAACAGCCATCGCACACGGAGTGCGTACTTTTGATTCGGCTTTTAGTTATGGGTATGACGGCGAAAGCGATCGATATATCGGCCCGTTTTTGCAGCAGGCTTCTCCCGATGATCCCTTGGAAATCATCGGCAAAGTTGGCCAGCGTTGGTCTAAGGATCGGCAGCGAGTGATCGATGGTCGTCCGGAAACGCTGATCGCAGACGCGGAGACTTCGCTTGAGCGAATGGGGATTTCCTGTTTCGATCTGTTGATGTTGCATTCTCCGGATCCCAAGGTGCCGGTCGCCGAGTCGGCTGGCGCAGTGGCCGACTTGCTGACTGCCGGGGCGGCTAAGCGGGTGGGGATTTGCAATGCGACGCCCGCTCAACGAGCTGAATTTGCTCAGGTCGTTGCCTGCAGTGCAATCCAAACACCGTTGAACTTGCTGCAGCGTGAAGCGTTGATTAAAGAGATTCCAGAAGCGGCTGCCGCTGGGACGGACGTCCATGTTTACTGGACGTTGATGAAAGGTCTATTGGCGGGAAAAATATCCCGCGATCACGTTTTCTCGGCTGGGGATAGTCGTCCGAATTATCCGATTTTCCAAGGGGAAGCTCGCCGCAAGGCTCATGATGCGATCGATGCATTGCAGGAGCTTGCTGCCGAAAGTGGTCTGACCATCGCTCAGCTTGCCATTGGTTGGGCAGCATCGCAGCCGGGCGTAAGTGGTGCCCTTGTGGGGGCTAGACGCCCGGAGCAGGCTGCGGAGATCGCTGCGACTAGGATTCTTGGTAACGATATTCTGGAGGCGATCCAGCGGGTCGTGCGAAGCACCTACTGA
- a CDS encoding ATP-grasp domain-containing protein encodes MDQPAVPASNRKPLQILVLGPDEGWHADRLRSAAQAAGHQMQFARYETLAASLDGKGRHRPGCSLGTLESFDAILTRTMPTGSLEQITFRLATLHSLIDSPTVVVNPPRALETAIDKYATLTAVSGLGYDVPATVVVQSRREAMEAFERLGGDVVVKPLFGGEGRGVMRVQDPQLAWTTFATLERLDAVCYVQQFVPPGGIDTRYFVIGDGVWGIRRQAREGWRTNVSQGGQSVAVPVSESQRLLALRVARRIGIEIGSVDVLEASDGLPRVLEVNGVPGWKGAATALQIDLAAEMIRHVEVLVASRRNEFADIMEPTSNCSPFARPTE; translated from the coding sequence ATGGATCAGCCTGCCGTTCCGGCATCCAATCGCAAACCGCTTCAGATATTGGTCCTCGGTCCCGATGAAGGCTGGCATGCGGACCGTTTGCGGTCTGCGGCTCAGGCAGCCGGGCACCAGATGCAGTTTGCCCGCTATGAAACTTTGGCTGCATCCTTGGATGGTAAAGGCCGACACCGGCCGGGTTGTTCCTTGGGGACTTTGGAATCGTTTGACGCGATTTTAACCCGGACAATGCCAACAGGTTCGCTGGAGCAAATTACGTTTCGTTTAGCGACGCTGCACTCGTTGATCGATTCCCCAACGGTTGTTGTCAATCCGCCCCGCGCGCTAGAGACAGCCATCGATAAGTATGCCACGTTAACGGCTGTCAGTGGCTTGGGATACGATGTCCCGGCGACGGTGGTTGTGCAGTCGCGACGCGAAGCGATGGAGGCGTTCGAACGGTTGGGGGGAGACGTGGTGGTTAAGCCCCTGTTCGGTGGTGAAGGTCGCGGTGTGATGCGCGTCCAAGATCCGCAGTTGGCGTGGACCACCTTTGCAACACTGGAACGTTTGGACGCGGTCTGTTACGTCCAGCAATTTGTTCCGCCTGGCGGAATCGATACTCGGTACTTTGTGATCGGGGATGGGGTTTGGGGGATTCGCCGCCAAGCTCGCGAAGGGTGGCGGACGAATGTTTCGCAGGGCGGGCAAAGCGTCGCGGTTCCTGTTAGTGAATCGCAACGATTGTTAGCTTTGCGTGTGGCGCGACGCATCGGGATCGAAATCGGTTCGGTCGATGTGCTGGAAGCGAGTGATGGTCTGCCCCGAGTTCTGGAAGTGAACGGCGTCCCGGGCTGGAAAGGGGCTGCGACGGCACTGCAGATCGATTTGGCGGCCGAAATGATTCGCCATGTGGAAGTCTTGGTCGCCTCCCGCCGCAATGAGTTTGCAGACATCATGGAACCCACCTCGAATTGTTCACCTTTTGCACGGCCGACGGAATGA